The window GGAGGAAGGCGAGTTCCCGGGCCTGAGTGAAGTCGGCATTGTAGACCTTCAGCCCTTGCACCGCCGGGCTTGAGGCCGGGAGCAGGTTCAGGATGTCTGTATCGAAGTTTTGCCTGAGCCCGAGGACCACGCCCGCCAGCAAGGCGAGCGAGATTCCCAAGGCCAGCAAAACTCCCTGCCTGCGGACGATAAGGGACGCCAGCAGGTCAGACAGATACTTCATGAAGCTTCGGCAGAACCGGAACTAGACGTTGAAGCGGAACTCCATCACGTCGGCATCCTGCACAACGTATTCCTTGCCCTCGATGCGGAGCTTGCCCGCCTCGCGAGCCTTGGCTTCCGAGCCAAGGGTGATGAGATCCTGAAACGCTATCGTCTGGGCAGCGATAAAGCCGCGCTCAAAGTCACTATGAATGACGCCCGCCGCCGCCGGGGCCTTGTCCCCCTCGTGAATGGTCCACGCGCGGGTCTCTTTCGGTCCGGTGGTGAAATAGGTGCGCAGACCGAGCAGATGGTAGACGGCGCGAATGAGCAGGCTCATACCGCTATCGGTCACACCGAGACCGGCAAGAAACTCCCTGGCTTCTTCAGGCGGGAGCTCGGCGAGTTCGCTTTCGATCTGGGCGCTGATCACGACAGCCTCGCTGCCCATGTGGGCGGCGGCGTATTCGCGGACGGCGCGGATGAACGGATTGTCGGCATCGGCCAGTTCATTCTCACCGACATTGCACGCAAAAATGGTGGGCTTCGAGCTCAGGAGGAAGAAGGTCTTGAGCAGCGCACGCTCCTCGTCGTTGAGATCGGCTGTCAGGGCAGGCTTGCCTGCATCGAGGTGCGGGATAAGCTTTTCGCAAAGAGCGAGTTCCGCCTTGGCGGTCTTGTCGCCCGACCGCGCACCCTTCTGGAGACGCTCGGCACGTTTTTTAACGCCAGAGATGTCGGCGAGGATCAACTCGGTCGAGATCACCTCGATGTCTCGCACCGGGTCAACCGAGCCCGCGACGTGGTGAATGTCTTCGCTCTCAAAACAGCGTACCACCTGTACGATGGCGTCGACTTCACGGATGTGGCTGAGGAATTGGTTGCCCAATCCCTCCCCCTCGCTCGCGCCTTTGACGAGGCCGGCGATGTCGACGAATTCGATGGCGGCGTAGATCGTCTTCTCGGAACCCGTAAGGGCGGCGAGACGGTCTAGCCGCTCGTCCGGGACGTTAACGATGCCGACATTCGGCTCGATGGTACAAAATGGGAAATTGGCCGCCTGCGCCTTGCGGGTGCGGGTCACGGCGTTGAACAGAGTGGACTTGCCCACATTGGGAAGCCCGACGATACCAGCTTTGAGCATCGCGACAGGCAATCAGATGCTCTGCCCGGAGAAAAGCAGGGAGTGTAAATTATCCTGCGGCGGCATTTCCAACCCGGGCAGTGGCATCACGCAAACGCTCGCGCCACCAGGGATGCAGACGTTCCGCCGGGCGGGTCCAGAATTCCCGGTGCAGCCAGCGCAGCGAATCGGCATCCCACAAAAGGGCAAACTGCTGCCGGATATCGAGGGCGGAGGGGCCATTCTCGAGCAACTTCTCGCGGAGTTCCTCAAGATATTCCTCAGTCTCCTCCACCACCCTGCGGCGCTGGCGCAAGAGGGCGATGTGCACGGCATTGGCCAGAGGATCGGTGACGGCTCGAGCCACGCCGGAGTACGGAAAGTTCCAGTTATCCTCCGCCTCTTGGGCAATCTGGCGGACTTTTTCGAGTTCACGCGGGCATTCGTTGGGATCTTCCTCGGCGACGAAGAAGATTTTGCTCCAGATGAGAAAATCCCCAAGCGCGGGCTGGCTCGTCGCCCAGGCAAGGAACGGAGCCAGCAGCCAGCCGCCAAGGATCGGGCTGAGCAGGAGAATCTCGTGCGGCGCATAGACAATGAGCAAGGCGAGCGAAATCGCACCCAGTACCGGTGGCAGCCAGAAGATGCGACAACTCTCGAGTATGGTCATGCCCTTGTCATCGGTGCGGTTCTGGGAACCCCACTTGGCCTGAAGTCCAGCCAGCAGCGAAACGACGAACTGGCTGTAGTAGATCATCAGCACCGGCGCCATGAGGGTGGAGATGATCGTCTCCAGGATCACACCCAGCGTGAGCCGGAGGACGCCGCCGAACTTCCGCGCCTTGGGAAGTGCCACGAGGTACGAGAGAATTTTTGGTAGAAAGAGGAGAACGAAGGTCGACGCCAGCAGGATCATTACGGCTCCGCCCGATTGCACCACCGGATCGCCCGGCAAGGCCGAGAGGACGGAGAAACGGTGTTTCACCGCAAGGTCAAACGCGCCAACGATCA of the Terrimicrobium sacchariphilum genome contains:
- the ychF gene encoding redox-regulated ATPase YchF, whose protein sequence is MLKAGIVGLPNVGKSTLFNAVTRTRKAQAANFPFCTIEPNVGIVNVPDERLDRLAALTGSEKTIYAAIEFVDIAGLVKGASEGEGLGNQFLSHIREVDAIVQVVRCFESEDIHHVAGSVDPVRDIEVISTELILADISGVKKRAERLQKGARSGDKTAKAELALCEKLIPHLDAGKPALTADLNDEERALLKTFFLLSSKPTIFACNVGENELADADNPFIRAVREYAAAHMGSEAVVISAQIESELAELPPEEAREFLAGLGVTDSGMSLLIRAVYHLLGLRTYFTTGPKETRAWTIHEGDKAPAAAGVIHSDFERGFIAAQTIAFQDLITLGSEAKAREAGKLRIEGKEYVVQDADVMEFRFNV